A window of Fusarium oxysporum Fo47 chromosome II, complete sequence genomic DNA:
GAGCCGTGTGATAAGCGATAAGCCGGCCGCAAGCGCTTCAAGTGGCAGCTCTCAGTTCCACTCCAACCTACCCCGGACCGTAAGGAGTCATCCGCCTCGGGGACATTTACCGGTCTGCTCAGCTTCTACAGATCAGCTCCATACTTTCtcatatcaacaacattaACTCTAAGAGGAGTGCGAAAACAAAATTCTTAAGAAACACGCCATAATGCTGCAATGATTGCTTCTTCCACCAGGTTAATAAGGCGGCGAGGGCCTGCAGCCTCTACTATTCTTCGATCTTGGCCCTGTCACACCTCATATCGATGCTTGTCTCAATGGAGGGGCCCTAGACAATCGCATTGGAGTCATGGAGGCACACGGAGCCGGCTGGTGACGAGACGGAGTTTACACTCCCCGAAAGTGTCGGATGATGAGATTGCGACACTGGctcgacaacatcaacatcctctgTGTCTCGCAGACCTCGTGAGGTTTGTCCAACTCACCTTTTAACTACTGATAATAACTGACAATTTATAGACACGGCCGGCCTCCTCTATCCTCCAAGTCCCTCCTCTCATCCGCCAATTTCgccctttctcttcttcccgTGCGCCTCGCCCATCGTATCCAAGCGCTTCGCAACCTTCCTTACATTGTCGTTGCGAACCCGAACATCTCACGTATATACAACAACTATCTCCATTCTTTATCGATACTCCTTCCATACTGGCACGCGACCCGTGAAGGACGACCAATCTCGAATCTCGAAGACGAGATACGCTTCACGAATGTACTGGCCGAGCTCGTTGCGACACACACCGATACTATCCCCATTCTTGCAAAGGGCTTCCTCGAATGTCGACGGTATATATCTCCCGAAGAGGTCACGAAATTCCTCGACCAGCACCTCCGCGCTCGAATCGGTACGCGCCTCATTGCGGAGCAGCATATTGCACTACATTTCAGTTCTCAGCCGCACTTTGACCCCGATGCTAGTCCAACACCGTGCCCTGATGATCCCTCGTACATTGGAGTCATCGACACAGCTCTTCGCCCTGCACAAATAGTAGAGTCATGTGCTGGCTTCGTCGCTGATATCTGTGAGCTTCGATATGGCGTCCGGCCTCTTCTCTATATTCATGGCGAGCCAGACACCACATTCGCATTTGTCCCTATGCACCTCGAGTACATAGTTACTGAACTGCTGAAAAATGCTTTCCGTGCTACAATTGAGAACAAGTCTAACGAACCTGTAATCGTCACGATCGCACCAGAGCCTGCATTGACTGAAGAGccctcaacaacatcttGGTCAAATTCATCGACCAAAGACAGCGATTTGCCCTCAAAGGACAGCCGAAACGCCACCAATAACGATGCGATAGTCCCTCTAGATGATAATGCTCCTGGAGTGACGATTCGTATTCGCGATCGTGGTGGCGGGATACCACCAGAGGTCAGCCCGAATATCTGGTCATACTCATTCACCACCTTCTCCGACGACATGGATGACTTCCCAGGAGATGGCAATGGTGGCGACGGTCTCAGTGCGATATCAACTGCCAGCACTGGTGGTAGTTCCATTGCAGGTCTGGGATACGGACTACCTCTGAGCAGGGCGTACGCCGAGTACTTTGGAGGTGGCATCGCGGTGCAGAGTCTATATGGATGGGGAACGGATGTATACCTACGATTAAAGGGCGTTGGAAACCTGGGTAAGAAGTAGTGGAGGCATATAGCATTTGGTATTGGATATCTAAGTCACATACGAAGCCATGGTTGAGTAACGAGATGAAGTGGACAATAAAGAACATGATTACAAAATGAGGACGACACCAGAACGACCGACAGGATCATATGAGTGAACGATGTAGCATGCAGGGAATTTGGGCTAGAAAGAAGGAGAACATTTACCAGGCAGAGTCAAGTTACTGACATATGATTTTTCAAGATGAAGTGTAAGCGAAACAAGCGAGCATGTTGAAAGACTTGACAGCAGGTAGGATTAAAAGTATGAGATATGAACCATTAGCGGTTCCAGCCAGCCATTCattaagaaataataacATTTTTCACAATCAACCAGTAAAAGCTTTCCAAGGAACGACTCCCATATCTGCCCAGTAATAAAAAATCATATCCAACGCCTGCCGGTATTCTCGCTTCCTCATTTTTGAACACCCATATTTCCATCATGCTCTGATTTCGCCAGCAACTCTTTCCAAGATTGAGGTAGACTATTGCTGCGACACTGTATAAACCCAGCATAAGGTATGTACCCAAGATTAGAGTATAAAAAACAGTTATAAATCTTTCAATTCCCTTCAGGTGCAAATTACATGTTCTCCAGCTCGTGGTCGATCTGTCGATCCATAAATGTTCGGCGCTCACCAACAAGCTCAGTCTGAAGACGCTGTTCTACTAGAGCGCGGACTTGCTTCTTGGTCACAGTGTCGAGGTCAACCTCGCACAGAACTGAGCGAATAGACTCGACGATAGCCATGTCGTTGGGCCCAGCGTGGCCATGCTGGAAGTCGAACGATGACTGCGATCGCATGGCATCCGGCATGGGAGATCGAGCACCACTGCTGAAGCCCAGAGCAGTGCCAGATCGGCTATGTCCACCGCCAGTGGCGGGTGAAAGATTGGCCTGTCCACGGAGGTTGCTTACGCTGGGATGTTGGCCAGGGTAGTCCTGGTATGGTGACTGGCTGCGCATATCATGAACACCTGTGCCCATAGACATCATCGACTGGCGATGCTGCATGGGAGAATCTTGGAAGCCCATGGTCGATGCGCGACCGTTGTTGAAGGCGGGGGACTGAGGAGGCATGTAGGTGTTGCGGCCAGGCATGCCGGTCAAGACAGAGCCCTGAGGACCAGCAGAGTACACAGATTTgatctcgtcaagctcaTAGTTGTCACCGTAGGAGTAGTCAGTCTTCTCCTGGTATCCACCACGACGTCCAGGCAGGTTGTTAGCAAGAGCGTAGTCGTCCCAGCGCTGCAGAGGAATAGAGCGGGGGTCGAagccttcatcatcaacagcgaCAACCTGCTTGTTGCCCTTCTCTCCAATGACGATACGGGTGTTACCCCACGAGAAGTTGTCCTGGTTCCAGAAGGAGTAGAGGGGAAGGATGAAGGAGTAGATAGGGAAAGCAAGGATGTAGATGATCATCCACCCAATGTGCTGCCACTGTCTCTTGAGAATAAAGATAAGAGCCTGAAGACCATAAACAGCACCAATCATAGCAAGTGAGATGTATGGAATGGGTCCAGAGCCGGTGGCCAGAATGTAGATGAGGTAACCAATGTAGACACAGGTTGAGGGGAGAATAATGGTACCGCAAAGATCAATAAACACAACGAAGCGCATACTGAAACAGCAGAAACCACAGAGCTCCTTCAGTTGCATAAGTTCAACCAGGTTGTGAATGGTCGAGTTGATCCATCGTCGACGTTGAGACAACAGAACACTCCATGACTCGGGAGCAGCAGTCTTACACTGGGCATCGGGAATGAACTTGTAAGACATCTCAGGGAAGTATTTGGTCATCAGGGTGGTGAGATAACGATCCTCACCCAGAGACAAAAGGTTCTTCTTGTGGAGGGTATCGACATCGCAAACACTGTAGTCCTTGATAACAGCATCAGAAATGATGAGAGGCTTGCCCTTGTCAACGCTTCGGAGACGGTACATGGTGAAACTAAAAGGAGGTTAGCTATAGAGATAACAGGAGGGGGGGCTAGTAAACATACCATCCAGGCAAACAGGTAACACTGCCAAACAAAGATTCGAAGGCCTTtgcaagatgatgagagatAAAGTATTCGTAAACCTGGATCATGGTCCACCAAGTCTTTTCATCGTTCTCCAGGGCAGTTTCACCACAAATGCCAGCAATCTTAGCGTTGTGAGCACAAGCAGCAACGAGACGGTTGAGCGAGTCTTCCTCGACACAGGTATCGGCATCGACCATGAGAAGATACTCATAAAGCTCAGGATCCACAccaatgatgttgttgacttgATGGAACATTTCAAGCTCGAGGGGAGACATGGGTGCTCGGTGGTGGACACGGTTGAGGAAGCTCATGAGCAGAATCTGAGAATCACGCTTGCCACGGTTACCAGGCTTAGCCTTGGACTGCTCAGACTCCTTTCCAAccttgacgacgacgatgtAGGGAACAACGTTGCCCTCAAACTCGTAGAGACCAGAGTAAACCTTGCCGTAGTTGAGTTGCTCACTGCTAGAGCCGACAGACTTGAAAGGAAGGGCAGGAGGATCAACCTTGggatcaacaccaagaatgTCGAGAACAATCTTGGGGGTGGGACGATCATTACCTTGACCAacgacaacaccatcgcAAATGACACAGATGAGCTTGCGCTTGTTGTCGTACTGGAGGGCAGTCAATGAATCGAGAGCCTTTCGGAGAGAATCTTCACCCTCAGTGTAGACAGGGACTTGGCAGATGACAAACTTATCCTGAGGTGAAGGACGTCGCTTGGATCCGAATTGAAGGGCAGCAAGGAACTTGACGGCGGTAACGATACAAATGATGATAGCGAAAGCCAGAAGAAGGTAGTTGTTGACCTGGCATCGTGCAGAATCACGGAAATCAAGGATGCCCTTGTATGCAATGTTCTGAATGCACTGCCAACTGTTCTTAAGGTTGGCACTGACAGTCTCGTTCTTTGCGTTGGCGATGAGCAGGTCGAgatccttcttgatgttggttCCAGGGCTGTTCTTCCACAGATCTACCATATCTTCGTTAAGGAACTTGTACGAATCGAAGTTGTCGTTGACGTCGAGAGTATGTAAGTAATCGGTGAGATCATACACTTCGTTGCCATAGGTGGCCCACATGTGCTGCTCGTTTTCACCCTCGTTCTTGaccttgctcttcttccataCGAGATTGCCATGGTAGTattccttgatcttgggTTGGAACTTCTTCCAGTACCAGTCGGGATCATGAAGAGCGCTGGTACGATCACGGGTATAAAAGCCGGAAGTGTGCTGGGCCAGGgggttggtgatggtgtcgTTGAAGGTGAGCTGTGTGGTCTCCTTGATACCAAGGCCTCTGCAAGCCCTGTTCAGGGGAGGCATGAAGTAGTTATCCATGACCATACCAGAAAGAGGCAGCATGTTTTGCTTGGTGACCTTGATGCTGGTATCACTGTGCTGTTGTTGCCAGAAATCGGTGATATCGTAGACCTTGCCGTGAATGGCTACCCAGAAGGACTTTTCGTCCTCTGCGTGAGTAGCGACCTCCTTGACATTCCATGCCTTGTTTGCATTGGGGCACAAGAGCTTTCCGAAACCGATAATCCAGAAAACGACCATACCGTTGATAAGAATAatcaggaagaagagaacaAACTTCTCACGCCAAGCCATGCGAACATCGGGTCGTCGCATACGGCCAATGAACTTGAGCAGAGGCGAGGGAATCCAGAAAGTCAGGGCCCAAACGAAAGCAATCCAAGCCCGACGACCGAAAGGCAGAGGCTTAGactcgatcttcttgttcttggcaaGTTCGCCATCCAAAATTCCCGTGAACTCACCGTCCTCGTTGTAATAGACTTGACCCTTGTATGTGTCACCCTTGGTACCGAGACCGTAGTCACCTGTGGTCTGGACGTTGCGCATAGCTGAGGGGGCAATTGAGGGCGCTGATTGGGGGTTGAGGTTCTGATGCTGGTTCAAGGTAACCTGGCTCATGTTGCCTTGGCTGAAGTTGCGAGTGTGCATCAGCTGATCATTGCTTCCATTCAAGCTGTTGTCCATAGCAGGAGGAGGGAAGAAACCGCTGCCATTGGGAGGGTTGGCTGAATAACTTGTGTCAAAGCCAGAAGTGAAAGGATTTTGGCCCATGCTCTGAAGGCTGTGAGCGGGCTTGATATCAAGCATGGTCTCTGCCTCCCACCAAGGACCTTCGCGAACCCAGATTCGCTCCTTGCCAATGAAGACTTCGCCATTGCTCCAGCCTCTCTCCAGCATCCAGGTCTCGATGCCgtccttgccatccttgcaACCGAGAGCGCCGTATCGACCAACGAATTCGTCGACGTCGAAGTCGGCTGTGTAATCAAGGTTGCGGTTGCGGCGGTTAGCCCACTCGGGAAGTCTCCATGAGCGAAGCTGGCGGGAGACTGTGCCAGCTGACCATGCCGAAGTGATGGCAGGGAGAGTAGCCAAGTTGGCAGGAGAGTCATCCGTAGGATGAAGGGAAAGATGAAACCAAGTACGGCTGGCGCTCAGAAGTGCAGGCAGATCGAAACGACCCGCGCGACCAAGGCTGATTCCTTCACCCTCGACAGGGAACAACAGCTTCTTCACGAAACTGTCATCTTCGGATCCATACGCAACCTTCTCCAAAATGACCTCtcgcttctcaagatcatgtTGACGGTCCCTTCCCTGGGGGCCAGTCATGATACCCAGATCAGGTGCGACATCAGAAACGGCTTGTTGCATCTCACGAACCACAGAAGATCCAACGGGGTGGACCTCGACACCATCCTCAATCATCTCAGCATTGATTCCAATGGTGTCATCGAAAATGGTACGCATAGCAAGGGCCCGGCCGATGGAAGGCTCGGGGACTTCCACAACAGTGATTGAGACGGTATCACCATCCTCGTTAGAAGTGGGAGTGCGCACACCGCGGCCATCGATGGACTCGTCGCCATCTCGAATGCGAAGCATCTGAGCAGCAATAGCGCTGTTGGCCTTTGAAATCACCCAGTCGACGAGAGCCTCGTACAAACCACCAACAAGTGTTCGGCGGTCCTCAGTGCTCAGCTGCTGCATGAGCACCTCTGGTTCCATACCAAGAAGACCACTAACATCCTCGCAAATCTCCTCGAAATCGTCTGAGTCAGCATCGTAGTCGAGAGTGTTACCAAGCTTGAGGAGACCGGCAAGCGTGGAAATGAAGTTACGGTGGGCAGAACCCTTGATGCCAATCTCCTTCAGGGCTTGACGGAAGTCATCGGCCGCAGCACCATCGTCGGCGGTGATCAGGTAAGATGGTGGCTCATAGGTACCGGAGCGAGCCAGTAGGGCGTACGCTGAAGGGGATTTGAGGCCTAAAAATTCTCGCTCGGCGGGTGTCGATGCTGATGTGAGGAGGTAGTAAAAGACATCAAAAGCACGGTAGCCAGCCTCGGCGGGGATGTTGAGCAATCCGTTCTCAGTGTCAATACCACCTTGGGACAAAGCAAGAGAGGCGCCTGTGACATTTCCTCCCAAACTCAAGGTCAGTGTAACTCCGAGAGCAATCTGTCGTGGAGCGGAAGCGTTGTAGGGAGTAACGCATCGGAGGAACGGTTGTAAAGCTTCCAGAGACTTGTAGATGGAAGCAGGGATGGCGAAGGGGAAAGTGTTGAGGAAAGGCACGAGCAACGAAGGGGTTGACTGGTGGAGTGATCTGTGTAGTGTTAGCAATGGCGGAACCTAATCATTTTGAAGAAACTTACCCCAAGATCACACAGCCATCCTCAGCACGGCGTCTAGCATGTTCCCATGCTCGAGCAGCGAGAGTAGCATCAACAGTAGCTCCAGCCTGAGCAGCTGTAAGCCATGTGTTGACAACTAGACTGGTGCTGGCATCGAGTTGATAGGGCTGAGAAGACAGGTAGATGTTGTGGATGGCGTTCAGGAGAGTTGTGGTGGACACCTGGGCGGCTTGAGGACCACCACCCAAGGCCTCTGAAGCCATCGAGTACATGGACATTCGGCTGGCCATGATCAATGACAGTGATGCCCTCAACGGGGACGATCACAGATTATTGCACGTTGCGATGTGGGTGTTGTATATTGGACTGGGTTCAACGGCCGAGTCTAAGTGCAACTGAACTGACTGTGGAAGGGTATTACGTCCGAGGAACGACTGAAGAACGACAGACGGGTAACAATTAGAGGTATGAGCGAATGAATAGACCAGCGGTCGGCTGCAAGCAATTGAATGCGGCTTAAAGGCTTGGAGTGAGTTTGTCgaatgatgagatgaaggtTTCGGTCGCTGGGCAACGCCGCCCTCCTTTTCGGCTGATCGAATGAAGTATCACGGCCTGGGCGGCTGTGAGTACTAATGCAAGGAGGTTGGGTCAAGGTGAAAAATTATTAATGTAGCGATTGGTTGATGTAAAAGAGACACAGCCAAAGCGAGTGAGGCAGGTCAGTTGAAGCCGTAGCGAAATCGAAAGCAAAGGGAAATGACAAGACACAAACGCTCTCGAAAGAAGGCTCTCCAAGAGTTGAAGAAACGACTGGGTCTTGtgctgggctgggctggcgAGGTAGAGGTAGCAAGCCGGACGGACCTGTAGGTACTGAACTCTAGTGCCGCAGTAGCATGCCCCAGCAAAAAAAGGGCGACTCCGAAAATGGATACGGCTGATGTGATGCACTGTGTACGGAGGACTATAGGGGCTTTTAGATGCACATGTCCAAGTCCAACGTCCCATCTCGATATTGGTAGCATTCAGTACGTGGCGCATCAGGCGCGTTATGCACTTTAAAGGGGTGATTTCACTGGATGAGAGGCAAATATTCTTTTCAGCTGCTGGTGAAATGGACGCCAAAAATGAGATACTGGCCACTGGAGACCCCTCGacaaacaacaacatccaACAGTCAAACTGCTTCTGTCATATTCTTCCAACACGCGACACTGTCCAATACTGTACAATCTGTCACTGGCAAATGGATCTGTCCATGCCATATCTAAACTTGGAACAGCCGGACGTACCATCGCCTGTCGGGGTAAGGGGCCCGACCCGAGGGCAGGGCAGGAAACCTTGTGTTTAGTAAGGATTGGGCCTGGATTGGAGTTTAGGTGTGTGGGCCGGCTCAAATACGAGGATTAGGACAAAGTGCATATTCATTCACCTGCATTGACTACGCGTCCGTCCTGAGTCTCGCGATGCACAACATGCAAGACTTCGTATGATGgaggatggatggatgcatCTTGTTAAGTGTGTCTTGGTGATCTATAAGAGGCACAGAGGCTATGTCGTGTTGTGATCCTTCGTTTGTGCATGTGaagctcaacatcagcagTGTCTCTTGAAAGTGTCATGATATGCTTTTACATCCATGACGGTCTGAATAACATCCCTACGCGGGCGTTACACAACCCATAATTTCTCTTCGCCTGTGGTTGCACTCTCACAGGTTCAGCATGGTCTGATCAAGACAGACGTCAACCGGATCGAAAGATCGTATTATCCGAAGATCTTATCTGGTTGTGGTCCTAATTTCAGGAGACTATGACTATCGCAGATCTACATGTAACCGTTGCTTTCCAGGCTCTTCTCTCCAGCTCGATCCGCGGTTACCACAAGACAAATTTGTGACGTTTGCTAACATCTGCCACACCCGTGACCAGCCGGGCGCTCATGGCGCGTATGGTAAACGCCGTAATCCATAAAGTAGCCAAGGTAGTCAGCAGTAACGTAGGCTTCGACGGGAGTTTCGCAGTGGTTCTCGTTAGTTCTAACGGTAATGCTCGCTGACAGCAAAAGTGATCCGCAGCTGGGACAGACTAAGGTCTAGGCCGAAGTCAGCACTGGAGTCTGAAGCCATTTGCTTTTCCTCCGCCTCATATCATCTCGCAGATCAGCCAGTAAGGATGTCTCAGATGTGCTGACAGCGCACGCCTCCCATCCACTCACGCTTCGCAAAATTGAACGAACTCTGGCATGGATGTCGCGTAAACGAGAACAACAAATAATAGTTTAAGCTTCGTGATCTTATAGTCATGACGAACAAAGACAGGCTGCCctccttgatgatgattgtGCCTCCTCCACATGACGCTCATCAATCGACTCCCGCTCCTAAAATAACAATTACAGGGAATTGTTGCGGGCTAGTATCGTCGTTCGCACATTCCAGAAGGCCGAGTGGTAGGATCGATCACTGGAGCCGTCTTGACCCCAGTAGAGCGACAACACTCCCTGGTTCAGTTGACACAAGGCAAGGTGAGCCTGAAATGTTGCTGGTGGAGTTTGAACACCCCTGAGAATACCACAAGAGAGATTGTGAATGGCGTTCATCATCACTGGAATTGCATTCTTTACTTGCTTGTCGATGGCGTAGGGTAGAGGGTCCTGAAATGCCGATTTTAAAAGATATTGGCCACATGCTGTCTTGCCCAGACTTTTGCTCATGTCTCGATCCCTTCAAATTGTCTTGGAAATCCCCTATAAAAGTCGCCATCATGATGAGACGGAACTGGGGCCGCCAACATCTTCAATGACCCGAGCACCAGTCAATTGGTCATCTAGCTCTCAATATCAGGGAAGCCGAAGTTGAAGCAGAAACATGTCTCAAGCCTTGCAACACAAAACCGGACTCC
This region includes:
- a CDS encoding branched-chain alpha-ketoacid dehydrogenase, yielding MIASSTRLIRRRGPAASTILRSWPCHTSYRCLSQWRGPRQSHWSHGGTRSRLVTRRSLHSPKVSDDEIATLARQHQHPLCLADLVRHGRPPLSSKSLLSSANFALSLLPVRLAHRIQALRNLPYIVVANPNISRIYNNYLHSLSILLPYWHATREGRPISNLEDEIRFTNVLAELVATHTDTIPILAKGFLECRRYISPEEVTKFLDQHLRARIGTRLIAEQHIALHFSSQPHFDPDASPTPCPDDPSYIGVIDTALRPAQIVESCAGFVADICELRYGVRPLLYIHGEPDTTFAFVPMHLEYIVTELLKNAFRATIENKSNEPVIVTIAPEPALTEEPSTTSWSNSSTKDSDLPSKDSRNATNNDAIVPLDDNAPGVTIRIRDRGGGIPPEVSPNIWSYSFTTFSDDMDDFPGDGNGGDGLSAISTASTGGSSIAGLGYGLPLSRAYAEYFGGGIAVQSLYGWGTDVYLRLKGVGNLGKK
- a CDS encoding chitin synthase-domain-containing protein → MASRMSMYSMASEALGGGPQAAQVSTTTLLNAIHNIYLSSQPYQLDASTSLVVNTWLTAAQAGATVDATLAARAWEHARRRAEDGCVILGSLHQSTPSLLVPFLNTFPFAIPASIYKSLEALQPFLRCVTPYNASAPRQIALGVTLTLSLGGNVTGASLALSQGGIDTENGLLNIPAEAGYRAFDVFYYLLTSASTPAEREFLGLKSPSAYALLARSGTYEPPSYLITADDGAAADDFRQALKEIGIKGSAHRNFISTLAGLLKLGNTLDYDADSDDFEEICEDVSGLLGMEPEVLMQQLSTEDRRTLVGGLYEALVDWVISKANSAIAAQMLRIRDGDESIDGRGVRTPTSNEDGDTVSITVVEVPEPSIGRALAMRTIFDDTIGINAEMIEDGVEVHPVGSSVVREMQQAVSDVAPDLGIMTGPQGRDRQHDLEKREVILEKVAYGSEDDSFVKKLLFPVEGEGISLGRAGRFDLPALLSASRTWFHLSLHPTDDSPANLATLPAITSAWSAGTVSRQLRSWRLPEWANRRNRNLDYTADFDVDEFVGRYGALGCKDGKDGIETWMLERGWSNGEVFIGKERIWVREGPWWEAETMLDIKPAHSLQSMGQNPFTSGFDTSYSANPPNGSGFFPPPAMDNSLNGSNDQLMHTRNFSQGNMSQVTLNQHQNLNPQSAPSIAPSAMRNVQTTGDYGLGTKGDTYKGQVYYNEDGEFTGILDGELAKNKKIESKPLPFGRRAWIAFVWALTFWIPSPLLKFIGRMRRPDVRMAWREKFVLFFLIILINGMVVFWIIGFGKLLCPNANKAWNVKEVATHAEDEKSFWVAIHGKVYDITDFWQQQHSDTSIKVTKQNMLPLSGMVMDNYFMPPLNRACRGLGIKETTQLTFNDTITNPLAQHTSGFYTRDRTSALHDPDWYWKKFQPKIKEYYHGNLVWKKSKVKNEGENEQHMWATYGNEVYDLTDYLHTLDVNDNFDSYKFLNEDMVDLWKNSPGTNIKKDLDLLIANAKNETVSANLKNSWQCIQNIAYKGILDFRDSARCQVNNYLLLAFAIIICIVTAVKFLAALQFGSKRRPSPQDKFVICQVPVYTEGEDSLRKALDSLTALQYDNKRKLICVICDGVVVGQGNDRPTPKIVLDILGVDPKVDPPALPFKSVGSSSEQLNYGKVYSGLYEFEGNVVPYIVVVKVGKESEQSKAKPGNRGKRDSQILLMSFLNRVHHRAPMSPLELEMFHQVNNIIGVDPELYEYLLMVDADTCVEEDSLNRLVAACAHNAKIAGICGETALENDEKTWWTMIQVYEYFISHHLAKAFESLFGSVTCLPGCFTMYRLRSVDKGKPLIISDAVIKDYSVCDVDTLHKKNLLSLGEDRYLTTLMTKYFPEMSYKFIPDAQCKTAAPESWSVLLSQRRRWINSTIHNLVELMQLKELCGFCCFSMRFVVFIDLCGTIILPSTCVYIGYLIYILATGSGPIPYISLAMIGAVYGLQALIFILKRQWQHIGWMIIYILAFPIYSFILPLYSFWNQDNFSWGNTRIVIGEKGNKQVVAVDDEGFDPRSIPLQRWDDYALANNLPGRRGGYQEKTDYSYGDNYELDEIKSVYSAGPQGSVLTGMPGRNTYMPPQSPAFNNGRASTMGFQDSPMQHRQSMMSMGTGVHDMRSQSPYQDYPGQHPSVSNLRGQANLSPATGGGHSRSGTALGFSSGARSPMPDAMRSQSSFDFQHGHAGPNDMAIVESIRSVLCEVDLDTVTKKQVRALVEQRLQTELVGERRTFMDRQIDHELENM